The proteins below come from a single Notamacropus eugenii isolate mMacEug1 chromosome 7, mMacEug1.pri_v2, whole genome shotgun sequence genomic window:
- the LOC140513223 gene encoding ribonuclease pancreatic A-like isoform X4: MILQRSLLSLSLLGLLVLVLSQHSLAESREDKFKRQHVDSGAKRDPGRKYCDRMMRKRGMTIPICKSTNTFVRESYHRIQRICHQAKTPCANPYMHNCYKSNKPLRITECHVLGGSKPGKCRYRMQNTKKQVTVACEGKPLKPVHLE, from the coding sequence ATGATTCTGCAGAGATCACTCCTCTCGCTGTCCCTGCTGGGTCTCCTGGTGTTGGTACTGAGCCAGCATTCCTTAGCAGAGTCCCGAGAAGATAAGTTTAAGAGGCAGCATGTGGACTCAGGCGCTAAACGCGATCCTGGAAGAAAATACTGTGACCGCATGATGCGGAAACGGGGCATGACAATACCGATATGCAAGTCAACCAATACTTTCGTGCGTGAATCTTACCATAGAATTCAGCGTATTTGTCACCAGGCAAAGACGCCGTGTGCAAACCCATATATGCACAATTGTTACAAAAGCAATAAACCCCTGAGAATCACCGAGTGCCACGTTTTGGGAGGTTCCAAGCCAGGCAAATGCAGATACCGGATGCAAAATACTAAGAAACAAGTCACTGTGGCCTGTGAGGGGAAGCCCTTGAAGCCAGTGCACCTCGAATAG
- the LOC140513223 gene encoding ribonuclease pancreatic A-like isoform X3 — MDSGPETGRKNQSNTWSSSHRTQNTRIWGRIPLLGEAKMILQRSLLSLSLLGLLVLVLSQHSLAESREDKFKRQHVDSGAKRDPGRKYCDRMMRKRGMTIPICKSTNTFVRESYHRIQRICHQAKTPCANPYMHNCYKSNKPLRITECHVLGGSKPGKCRYRMQNTKKQVTVACEGKPLKPVHLE; from the exons ATG GACTCAGGACCAGAGACAGGTAGGAAGAACCAGTCCAATACCTGGTCATCCTCACACAGGACACAGAACACAAGAATTTGG gGTAGAATTCCTTTGCTAGGTGAAGCTAAGATGATTCTGCAGAGATCACTCCTCTCGCTGTCCCTGCTGGGTCTCCTGGTGTTGGTACTGAGCCAGCATTCCTTAGCAGAGTCCCGAGAAGATAAGTTTAAGAGGCAGCATGTGGACTCAGGCGCTAAACGCGATCCTGGAAGAAAATACTGTGACCGCATGATGCGGAAACGGGGCATGACAATACCGATATGCAAGTCAACCAATACTTTCGTGCGTGAATCTTACCATAGAATTCAGCGTATTTGTCACCAGGCAAAGACGCCGTGTGCAAACCCATATATGCACAATTGTTACAAAAGCAATAAACCCCTGAGAATCACCGAGTGCCACGTTTTGGGAGGTTCCAAGCCAGGCAAATGCAGATACCGGATGCAAAATACTAAGAAACAAGTCACTGTGGCCTGTGAGGGGAAGCCCTTGAAGCCAGTGCACCTCGAATAG
- the LOC140513223 gene encoding ribonuclease pancreatic A-like isoform X2, producing the protein MSGNWTQDQRQVGRTSPIPGHPHTGHRTQEFGIPLLGEAKMILQRSLLSLSLLGLLVLVLSQHSLAESREDKFKRQHVDSGAKRDPGRKYCDRMMRKRGMTIPICKSTNTFVRESYHRIQRICHQAKTPCANPYMHNCYKSNKPLRITECHVLGGSKPGKCRYRMQNTKKQVTVACEGKPLKPVHLE; encoded by the exons ATGTCTGGAAACTG GACTCAGGACCAGAGACAGGTAGGAAGAACCAGTCCAATACCTGGTCATCCTCACACAGGACACAGAACACAAGAATTTGG AATTCCTTTGCTAGGTGAAGCTAAGATGATTCTGCAGAGATCACTCCTCTCGCTGTCCCTGCTGGGTCTCCTGGTGTTGGTACTGAGCCAGCATTCCTTAGCAGAGTCCCGAGAAGATAAGTTTAAGAGGCAGCATGTGGACTCAGGCGCTAAACGCGATCCTGGAAGAAAATACTGTGACCGCATGATGCGGAAACGGGGCATGACAATACCGATATGCAAGTCAACCAATACTTTCGTGCGTGAATCTTACCATAGAATTCAGCGTATTTGTCACCAGGCAAAGACGCCGTGTGCAAACCCATATATGCACAATTGTTACAAAAGCAATAAACCCCTGAGAATCACCGAGTGCCACGTTTTGGGAGGTTCCAAGCCAGGCAAATGCAGATACCGGATGCAAAATACTAAGAAACAAGTCACTGTGGCCTGTGAGGGGAAGCCCTTGAAGCCAGTGCACCTCGAATAG
- the LOC140513223 gene encoding ribonuclease pancreatic A-like isoform X1 has protein sequence MIIKTQRNILIYVWKLDSGPETGRKNQSNTWSSSHRTQNTRIWGRIPLLGEAKMILQRSLLSLSLLGLLVLVLSQHSLAESREDKFKRQHVDSGAKRDPGRKYCDRMMRKRGMTIPICKSTNTFVRESYHRIQRICHQAKTPCANPYMHNCYKSNKPLRITECHVLGGSKPGKCRYRMQNTKKQVTVACEGKPLKPVHLE, from the exons atgattataAAGACACAAAGGAATATTCTTATCTATGTCTGGAAACTG GACTCAGGACCAGAGACAGGTAGGAAGAACCAGTCCAATACCTGGTCATCCTCACACAGGACACAGAACACAAGAATTTGG gGTAGAATTCCTTTGCTAGGTGAAGCTAAGATGATTCTGCAGAGATCACTCCTCTCGCTGTCCCTGCTGGGTCTCCTGGTGTTGGTACTGAGCCAGCATTCCTTAGCAGAGTCCCGAGAAGATAAGTTTAAGAGGCAGCATGTGGACTCAGGCGCTAAACGCGATCCTGGAAGAAAATACTGTGACCGCATGATGCGGAAACGGGGCATGACAATACCGATATGCAAGTCAACCAATACTTTCGTGCGTGAATCTTACCATAGAATTCAGCGTATTTGTCACCAGGCAAAGACGCCGTGTGCAAACCCATATATGCACAATTGTTACAAAAGCAATAAACCCCTGAGAATCACCGAGTGCCACGTTTTGGGAGGTTCCAAGCCAGGCAAATGCAGATACCGGATGCAAAATACTAAGAAACAAGTCACTGTGGCCTGTGAGGGGAAGCCCTTGAAGCCAGTGCACCTCGAATAG